A window of the Camelus dromedarius isolate mCamDro1 chromosome 5, mCamDro1.pat, whole genome shotgun sequence genome harbors these coding sequences:
- the LOC105090014 gene encoding olfactory receptor 4F21-like, with protein MDQVNGSVVTEFVLLGLAQSWGMQLVLLLFFSIFYVVIILGNLFIVFTVIFDSHLHSPMYTLLANLSLVDLGLSSTTVPRIISDLFSDCKIISLHNCMIQMFFIHVTGGVEMVLLIAMAYDRYTAICKPLHYLTIINPKKCMLLVVAAWTIGPIHAVSQFVFVINLPFCGPNNVGSFYCDFPRVIKLACIDTYRLEFVVTANSGFISMGTFFLLIASYIFILVTVRQHSSKDLSKAFFTLSAHITVVFLFFLPCMFLYVWPFPTKSLDTFFAIVDFVVTPVLNPAIYTLRNREMKAAMRRLSRQGVSSREMI; from the coding sequence ATGGACCAAGTAAATGGTTCTGTGGTAACTGAATTTGTGTTACTGGGACTTGCACAATCCTGGGGAATGCAGCTTGTacttcttctcttcttctctatATTCTATGTGGTAATTATCCTGGGAAACCTCTTCATTGTATTTACAGTGATTTTTGACTCTCACTTACACTCCCCCATGTATACTCTGCTGGCCAATCTATCATTAGTTGACCTGGGCCTTTCATCTACCACAGTTCCTAGGATTATCTCTGATCTTTTCAGTGATTGTAAAATCATTTCCTTGCACAACTGCATGATACAAATGTTCTTCATCCATGTCACAGGAGGAGTTGAGATGGTGCTGCTCATAGCCATGGCATATGACAGGTACACAGCAATCTGCAAGCCTCTCCATTATCTAACTATTATTAACCCCAAAAAGTGCATGCTTTTGGTAGTGGCTGCTTGGACCATTGGACCGATTCATGCTGTGTCTCAGTTTGTTTTTGTCATAAATTTACCTTTCTGTGGGCCCAATAATGTGGGGAGCTTTTACTGTGATTTTCCAAGGGTTATTAAACTTGCATGCATAGATACTTACAGACTAGAATTTGTGGTCACTGCCAACAGTGGCTTCATATCTATGGGCACCTTCTTTCTCTTAATTGCATCATATATCTTTATTCTGGTCACCGTCCGACAACATTCTTCAAAGGATTTATCCAAAGCATTCTTCACTCTATCAGCTCACATCActgtagtgtttttgtttttccttccatgCATGTTTCTCTATGTGTGGCCTTTCCCTACTAAGTCACTAGATACATTTTTTGCCATTGTGGACTTTGTTGTCACTCCTGTCTTAAATCCTGCCATCTATACTTTAAGGAACAGAGAGATGAAGGCGGCAATGAGAAGGCTAAGTAGACAGGGTGTAAGTTCTAGAGAGATGATATAA